One Anser cygnoides isolate HZ-2024a breed goose chromosome 6, Taihu_goose_T2T_genome, whole genome shotgun sequence genomic region harbors:
- the ACVR1C gene encoding activin receptor type-1C isoform X4 gives MTTSGSGSGLPLLVQRTIARTIVLQEIVGKGRFGEVWRGKWCGEDVAVKIFSSRDERSWFREAEIYQTVMLRHENILGFIAADNKDNGTWTQLWLVSEYHEQGSLFDYLNRGTVTVEGMVRLALSIASGLAHLHMEIVGTQGKPAIAHRDLKSKNILVKRNESCAIADLGLAVKHDSVLNTIDIPQNPRVGTRRYMAPEILDDAMNTNIFESFKRADIYSLGLVYWEVARRCCIGGITEEYQLPYYDVVPSDPSIEDMRRVVCEQKLRPNIPNQWQSCEALRVMGRIMRECWYANGAARLTALRIKKTISQLCMQEDSKA, from the exons ATGACGACGTCTGGCTCCGGCTCCG GCTTACCTCTGCTCGTACAAAGAACAATTGCAAGGACTATTGTTCTGCAGGAAATCGTAGGAAAAGGCCGCTTTGGCGAAGTCTGGCGTGGAAAGTGGTGTGGGGAAGATGTTGCTGTGAAAATCTTCTCCTCAAGAGATGAGCGGTCGTGGTTTCGGGAGGCAGAGATTTATCAGACGGTTATGCTGAGACATGAAAATATCCTGGGCTTTATTGCTGCTGATAACAAGG ATAACGGGACCTGGACCCAGCTGTGGCTCGTCTCTGAGTACCACGAACAAGGGTCCCTGTTCGACTACCTGAACAGGGGCACAGTGACAGTGGAGGGCATGGTGAGACTGGCGCTGTCCATCGCCAGTGGCCTGGCACACCTGCACATGGAGATTGTGGGCACGCAGG GCAAGCCAGCGATCGCACACAGAGACCTGAAATCCAAGAACATCCTGGTGAAGAGGAACGAGAGCTGTGCCATCGCAGACCTGGGGCTGGCTGTGAAGCACGACTCCGTGCTCAACACCATCGACATCCCACAGAACCCGCGGGTGGGGACGAGGAG GTATATGGCTCCTGAGATACTTGATGATGCAATGAACACAAACATATTCGAGTCCTTCAAGCGTGCAGACATCTACTCTCTTGGGCTAGTGTACTGGGAGGTAGCACGAAGGTGTTGCATTGGAG GAATCACTGAGGAATACCAGCTGCCTTACTATGATGTTGTGCCTTCTGATCCGTCGATAGAAGATATGAGAAGGGTAGTTTGTGAGCAGAAGCTCAGACCAAATATCCCAAACCAGTGGCAAAGCTGTGAG GCACTGCGAGTGATGGGCCGGATAATGCGCGAGTGCTGGTACGCTAACGGAGCCGCCCGGCTGACTGCGCTCCGCATCAAGAAGACAATTTCACAGCTCTGCATGCAGGAAGACTCCAAAGCCTAA